ATGGCTTCGTCACGGTCCACGTTTTGCAACAGGAAGAAGCCACCAATCATCTCTTTGGCCTCGGCGAAAGGCCCGTCGCGAAAGGCCGGCTGGCCAGGTGCCCGGCTCACCCGGACAGCGCCGGCCGTTGAAGCCAGCGACTCCACCGCCTGCAGCTTGCCCTCTGTCGCCAGCGCCTCTCCAAAACGCTGCATCTGCGCGTATGCCTCCCGGCCCTCGGCTTCATTGCGGGTGGCGCGCTGGCCCACCGGCTCAACGATCAACAACATATAGGACATGGTTCTTTCCCTCGAAATCAGGCTGAAGACCGCATCCTAAAGGCAGCCAGGTCCAGTCAAAAGGCCCTTTCAGCCTGATACGGAAGCGAAATCCCTCTGCCCGCTTTTGAACCCGGCCCAAGGCGTGGACAATCACCCTATGGATTTGCTTGCCCCTCTGCTGTTTATTGCCTTCGGCGTGTTCGTCATCAAAAACGCGGAGCAGCGCCAGCGCATCGCCTGGCTGAGCGCCATCCTGGGGCCCATCAAGCTCGAAAAAAGCATCGAAACGCTGGCCACAGGCTATATGCGGGCGCTGGCCGAGACCGACCCTGAGCGCAGCGAGCCGATC
This region of Hydrogenophaga crassostreae genomic DNA includes:
- a CDS encoding YciI family protein, with product MSYMLLIVEPVGQRATRNEAEGREAYAQMQRFGEALATEGKLQAVESLASTAGAVRVSRAPGQPAFRDGPFAEAKEMIGGFFLLQNVDRDEAIAWAQRCPAAQWAAVEVRALAPCFEDGLT